From one Gammaproteobacteria bacterium genomic stretch:
- a CDS encoding patatin-like phospholipase family protein, with product MRLRSIIRNNKLPKTTQFRFLNTDSERKFLDTIKFGHVDEVKYSLETSSGLSLLKARYKGNDKDVNRGNFALHVAFEYGHLGIASTLLECALKNNLAILSDLNSIGVPPWVYALLYFNKRNFVERSRSLEEKKTLRNIIDANEFRSSFAKCPTLLKFVKTLYTSDDKSIIECASDPEIITEKGPYGFNALHYSVAHDSLVGVQSLLKNPALNPKKTLEFIKSEDCNGNNLLHIAVENVSENSQLVSELLLSLKDSAKSENAQKDSVISERFELKNFLRKPNNYGYDPFYLALTTGSVRNFSKIFFNYGYNIHEPAYIVYDELNMMNRVFQVPSTLIAFKWLKGDDNKIKRVIEWLFRHGADLDNMISLDTLGKLGMDDAAKQLTQGNLSNHNRLMKCTLVDIAEYYGYINTRDFLLKNGAGYSDQSKNIEYQQENQKQELSTESQSSDSNFPLSQGTEDELKGLNGSREISENKSNQNISSGHTIFSLAIVHGNYVLVEQFLSANPEMLSICVTLKFDGRLESSKNSPLHLAVRYGKDKGGLRFYQDKEHNQCALLEILLSKHSAWYKSHLSIKVLLNENDKKLTPLNLAARNGYIFGVNAITKCYLEKISEFRVGDNLPDNENFNLLVNDIRKSLNLAKKFHRYAIQYCLIEALSNLGVIASINGRKFCIDDDYALIASAVKYDMSSAEPIFDSLVFQGGGVRGISHVGAIQQFEEEVNEIVNLKKIKYVGGTSVGAIIASLFAAGYESSELRGIIIESLKLPTLLEDSQQHYSEFESLYQKYHHDPAKLNALKESVNTIFTKLKSFYEDNKAELERVPYWFNNAKWYNDIIAKIRFGFSLKALYNELSQIIKSVDVTKEDLRKLMRLSVILYIEKGVFSGDKLRDIIEQHMRDKTGIEHITFEEQHLLASVKTEVKDVSLVVVDTMRKKTHVLSYLNDPHHIVSDGALSSGSVPLFFKPHERYVKPPGRKRALDITDDGALYVDGGLNDNYPEWLFKDVSQNTLGIRLLKPSLWSKYSTGLFTVDKKSENFFQFAFSLIGSIRSKQESDFDIKCNPLNTILINTQTVDTLDFNASDEDKKKLIDAGREAVKAYLGTQSSILLKNKTVNGQSKKINVPNFSRFFKPTCYCGKSENCPSEQDEPKNSSRLT from the coding sequence GTGCGGTTAAGATCGATAATTAGAAATAACAAATTACCAAAAACAACTCAGTTCAGATTTTTAAATACCGATTCTGAGCGTAAATTCTTAGACACAATTAAATTTGGGCATGTTGATGAAGTAAAATATAGTCTTGAAACATCTTCCGGTCTTTCCTTGCTGAAGGCGCGCTATAAAGGTAATGATAAAGATGTCAATAGAGGTAATTTTGCTTTACATGTTGCTTTTGAATACGGTCATCTAGGGATTGCTAGCACATTATTAGAGTGTGCTCTTAAAAACAACCTCGCTATATTATCGGATCTAAATTCAATTGGCGTCCCGCCATGGGTGTACGCACTATTGTATTTTAATAAACGTAATTTTGTCGAACGATCTAGGTCGTTGGAAGAAAAGAAAACACTACGTAATATCATAGATGCCAACGAATTCAGATCATCATTTGCTAAATGTCCCACGTTGCTTAAATTTGTTAAGACGTTATATACTTCTGATGACAAGAGTATTATCGAGTGTGCAAGTGATCCGGAAATAATTACTGAAAAAGGTCCATATGGATTTAATGCATTACATTACTCAGTGGCACATGACAGTTTAGTTGGGGTACAAAGTTTACTTAAAAATCCTGCTTTAAATCCAAAAAAAACTTTGGAATTTATTAAATCAGAAGATTGCAATGGGAATAACCTGCTACATATTGCTGTTGAAAATGTGTCCGAAAATTCACAATTAGTATCCGAATTATTATTATCTCTCAAAGATTCTGCAAAATCAGAAAATGCACAGAAAGATTCTGTAATATCAGAGCGCTTTGAGCTTAAAAATTTTCTACGTAAGCCTAATAATTATGGCTATGATCCTTTTTATCTTGCTTTAACCACAGGTTCGGTAAGAAACTTTAGTAAGATATTCTTTAATTATGGATATAATATACATGAGCCAGCATATATTGTGTATGATGAGCTAAATATGATGAATAGAGTTTTTCAAGTTCCAAGTACTCTTATCGCTTTTAAATGGCTGAAAGGTGATGATAATAAAATAAAACGTGTAATCGAGTGGTTATTTAGGCACGGTGCTGACCTTGATAACATGATATCACTCGATACCTTGGGAAAGCTTGGTATGGATGATGCCGCAAAACAGCTTACTCAGGGTAATCTATCAAATCATAACCGATTAATGAAATGTACCTTGGTAGATATAGCTGAATACTATGGATATATTAATACACGAGATTTTTTGCTTAAAAATGGGGCTGGTTATTCAGATCAATCGAAAAATATTGAATATCAACAAGAAAATCAGAAGCAAGAATTATCAACTGAAAGTCAATCATCCGACTCAAATTTTCCCCTATCTCAAGGCACTGAAGACGAGCTAAAAGGTTTGAATGGATCTCGGGAAATTTCTGAAAATAAATCGAATCAGAATATTTCATCTGGGCACACAATTTTTTCACTAGCAATAGTCCATGGCAATTACGTTTTGGTTGAGCAATTTTTATCTGCTAATCCCGAAATGCTTTCCATTTGTGTTACATTAAAATTCGATGGTAGGCTGGAGAGTAGCAAGAATTCTCCACTCCATCTTGCAGTGCGATATGGGAAAGACAAAGGTGGGCTAAGATTTTATCAGGATAAAGAGCATAATCAATGTGCTCTACTAGAAATATTGTTAAGTAAACATAGCGCATGGTATAAAAGTCATCTTAGTATCAAAGTTCTTTTAAATGAAAATGATAAAAAGTTGACTCCTTTAAATTTAGCTGCGCGAAATGGTTATATATTTGGTGTTAACGCTATAACTAAATGCTACTTAGAGAAAATATCCGAATTTCGTGTTGGTGATAATTTGCCAGATAATGAAAATTTTAATTTATTGGTAAATGACATTAGAAAATCATTGAACTTGGCAAAAAAATTTCATCGTTATGCAATCCAGTATTGTTTGATTGAAGCCCTATCAAATCTTGGAGTAATAGCCTCTATTAATGGGAGAAAATTTTGCATAGATGATGACTATGCATTAATAGCTTCTGCAGTTAAGTATGATATGAGTTCAGCAGAGCCAATATTTGATAGCCTGGTGTTTCAAGGAGGAGGAGTGCGAGGTATTTCACACGTCGGGGCAATACAACAGTTTGAAGAAGAGGTCAATGAAATTGTTAACTTAAAAAAAATAAAATATGTTGGTGGAACATCAGTTGGTGCAATTATAGCCTCATTATTCGCCGCTGGGTATGAATCATCAGAATTACGTGGAATTATTATTGAAAGCCTGAAACTACCAACTTTATTAGAGGATTCTCAACAGCATTACTCTGAATTTGAGAGCTTATATCAAAAATATCACCATGATCCTGCAAAATTGAACGCATTAAAAGAATCAGTTAATACTATTTTCACTAAGCTTAAAAGTTTTTACGAAGATAATAAAGCTGAATTAGAACGTGTGCCATATTGGTTTAATAATGCTAAGTGGTATAATGATATTATAGCGAAGATAAGGTTCGGATTTTCACTAAAAGCATTATATAATGAACTTAGTCAAATAATAAAGTCTGTTGATGTTACAAAAGAAGATTTAAGGAAATTGATGAGGTTGAGTGTTATTCTTTACATTGAAAAGGGCGTTTTCAGCGGTGATAAACTTAGAGATATAATAGAACAGCATATGCGGGATAAAACAGGTATTGAACATATTACTTTTGAAGAGCAACATCTTTTGGCAAGTGTTAAGACTGAAGTAAAAGATGTTTCTCTTGTAGTAGTTGATACAATGCGCAAAAAGACTCATGTATTATCTTATCTTAATGATCCTCATCATATAGTATCTGATGGAGCGCTAAGCTCTGGTTCGGTCCCGCTATTTTTCAAACCACACGAAAGGTATGTGAAACCACCGGGAAGAAAAAGAGCGCTAGATATTACTGATGATGGTGCTTTATATGTAGATGGGGGTTTGAATGATAACTATCCTGAGTGGCTCTTTAAAGATGTATCTCAGAATACATTAGGAATTAGGTTGCTTAAGCCGTCGCTTTGGTCAAAGTACAGTACAGGGTTATTCACAGTTGATAAAAAAAGCGAAAACTTCTTTCAATTCGCATTTTCTCTAATCGGATCAATACGGTCAAAGCAAGAGAGTGATTTTGATATCAAATGTAATCCTTTAAACACAATACTTATTAATACTCAAACTGTTGATACATTAGACTTCAATGCTAGTGATGAGGATAAGAAAAAGTTAATAGATGCTGGAAGAGAGGCAGTTAAAGCATACTTAGGAACTCAGAGTAGTATCCTGTTAAAAAATAAAACGGTAAATGGTCAAAGCAAAAAGATCAATGTGCCTAATTTTTCACGCTTTTTTAAGCCCACGTGCTATTGTGGGAAGTCTGAGAATTGTCCTTCAGAACAAGATGAGCCTAAAAATAGTTCTAGGCTTACATAG
- a CDS encoding helix-turn-helix transcriptional regulator, giving the protein MDFSTDMLGSMLEIYDQSPNIVWWKDLEHRYRLINRAGAVSLGFKSSKISYESPTDYDIPNHLREHADQFVELDNYVLKTGIPISILCFGKYSDGQWRMHICNVHTILNNNNCIMGLAGNSIEITDTPLMRSALFLIEGGMIFNQDINHPHFNLILQNAYDDFKLSSRESECLFFYIRGYTAKEVALKMGIKYKTIQNYLERIKIKMGCSSRSQIVEKALHRGMGKILPKQLLLSSSDRMRE; this is encoded by the coding sequence ATGGATTTTAGTACAGACATGCTCGGATCTATGTTAGAGATTTATGATCAATCTCCTAATATTGTTTGGTGGAAAGATTTAGAGCATCGTTACAGGCTTATTAATAGGGCTGGTGCTGTTTCTTTGGGGTTTAAATCGTCAAAGATATCATATGAAAGTCCGACAGATTATGATATTCCAAATCATCTTCGTGAACACGCTGATCAATTTGTTGAATTGGATAACTATGTCTTAAAGACTGGGATTCCCATTTCCATCTTGTGCTTTGGAAAATATTCTGATGGTCAGTGGAGAATGCATATTTGTAATGTTCACACTATTTTGAACAATAACAATTGCATAATGGGTCTTGCGGGAAATTCAATCGAAATCACTGATACGCCATTGATGCGATCAGCATTGTTTCTGATCGAAGGTGGCATGATATTTAATCAAGACATCAATCATCCGCACTTTAACTTGATATTGCAAAATGCTTATGACGATTTTAAACTTTCCTCACGTGAATCTGAATGCTTATTTTTTTACATCCGCGGCTATACCGCAAAAGAGGTTGCATTAAAGATGGGTATTAAATATAAAACTATACAAAATTATTTAGAAAGAATTAAAATAAAAATGGGGTGTAGCAGTCGGTCTCAAATTGTCGAAAAAGCGCTTCATCGAGGCATGGGAAAGATTCTTCCAAAACAGTTATTGCTCAGCTCCTCAGATAGAATGAGAGAATAG
- a CDS encoding Rid family detoxifying hydrolase, translated as MMKTPIYTSEAPPAIGTYSQAVRAGQLVFLSGQIPLTASGELLQTHDIKLQIRQIFLNLEAVAKAAGGNLDQVVKLTVYLTSLENFSAVNDVMLEFFSDPFPARAAVEVAGLPKGVPVEIDAILSLD; from the coding sequence ATGATGAAGACACCGATTTACACATCAGAAGCACCCCCAGCCATTGGAACCTATTCACAGGCCGTTAGAGCTGGGCAACTGGTTTTTTTGTCCGGACAAATTCCACTGACAGCAAGCGGAGAGCTGCTTCAAACTCACGATATTAAATTACAAATCCGTCAAATTTTTTTGAATTTGGAAGCTGTCGCGAAAGCAGCCGGTGGTAATCTTGATCAAGTCGTGAAACTCACAGTTTATCTGACAAGTCTTGAAAACTTTAGCGCAGTGAACGACGTGATGTTAGAATTTTTCAGTGACCCTTTTCCTGCAAGAGCTGCAGTCGAAGTTGCTGGTCTCCCAAAAGGCGTACCGGTTGAAATTGATGCCATTCTTTCTCTGGATTAA
- the recG gene encoding ATP-dependent DNA helicase RecG yields the protein MPTLNSPCTVLKGVGDRVAERLAHLGLNTLHNLLFHLPLRYEDRTHIVPIARLTIGHSSLIEGQVTKVQMRYGGKRSVIVTLEDDTGSVELRFYHFSAPQLRQLQIPNIRLRCFGELRWLGNQRGIVHPEYQIISTSESFTASEHLTAVYPTAEGLSQTVLRKLVKQTFTILESSENSLQEFLPLALLQQWEYPSLKEALKALHFPSSQLDSTVISASKYPPRRRLVLEELLAHQLSLQQIKYKIQHESAHPLPQKNQLVEQFLAKLPFKLTGAQQRVVSEVSADLSKPLPMLRLIQGDVGSGKTVVAAVALLQAVAAGYQAALMAPTELLAEQHYRNLLSWLNPLGIKIAWHSGSRKTSEKQEALNTISDGTAQIIVGTHALFQKDVHFSSLALIVVDEQHRFGVHQRLALRKKGSFADHCPHQLVMTATPIPRTLAMTAYADLDYSIIDELPPGRTPVTTVNIPNSRREEVIERIRANCSEGKQAYWVCTLIEESDVLQCQAAEEVCTHLRSAIPELKIGLVHGRLKQSEKEAVMHSFKTGEYSLLVATTVIEVGVDVPNASLMIIENPERLGLAQLHQLRGRVGRGQAVSYCVLLYQQPLSEHAQERLTIMRQTNDGFLIAQKDLELRGPGEVLGTRQTGLLQLKIADLIRDADLLPQVRELANKILAEAPNTVEPLIKRWISTQQNYLNV from the coding sequence CTGCCAACGTTGAATTCACCTTGCACTGTTTTAAAAGGTGTAGGAGATCGCGTTGCAGAACGATTAGCGCATCTGGGCTTGAACACACTACATAACCTTTTATTTCATTTACCGCTTCGCTATGAGGATCGCACTCATATTGTTCCGATTGCTCGCCTGACCATCGGACACTCATCGCTTATAGAAGGACAGGTCACAAAAGTTCAAATGCGTTATGGTGGAAAACGATCAGTGATTGTAACGTTAGAAGATGATACAGGCTCAGTTGAATTACGCTTTTATCACTTTTCTGCGCCTCAACTTCGACAATTGCAAATTCCTAATATTCGATTGAGATGTTTTGGCGAATTGCGTTGGTTAGGCAATCAACGTGGCATTGTTCATCCCGAATATCAAATTATTTCTACTTCTGAATCTTTTACTGCAAGCGAACATTTAACTGCCGTTTATCCGACCGCTGAAGGTTTGTCACAAACAGTTTTACGAAAATTAGTAAAACAAACTTTTACAATTTTAGAATCGTCTGAAAATTCTTTACAAGAATTTCTACCTCTAGCACTTTTACAGCAATGGGAATATCCCTCATTAAAAGAAGCACTCAAAGCGCTGCATTTTCCATCGAGCCAACTCGATTCAACAGTGATTTCGGCTTCCAAGTATCCGCCTAGAAGACGTTTAGTGTTAGAAGAATTATTAGCTCATCAATTAAGCTTACAACAAATTAAATATAAAATTCAGCATGAGTCTGCTCATCCACTTCCTCAAAAAAACCAACTCGTAGAACAATTTCTCGCAAAATTGCCGTTTAAATTAACCGGTGCGCAGCAACGCGTTGTCTCTGAAGTGTCAGCAGATTTATCAAAACCCTTACCGATGCTTCGATTAATTCAAGGTGATGTGGGTTCAGGCAAAACCGTCGTGGCGGCAGTGGCTCTTTTGCAAGCTGTAGCAGCTGGTTATCAAGCAGCATTAATGGCCCCTACTGAATTGCTCGCCGAACAACATTATCGAAATTTACTGTCTTGGTTAAATCCTTTAGGAATAAAAATTGCCTGGCATTCTGGATCTCGTAAAACATCTGAAAAACAAGAAGCATTAAACACAATTTCTGATGGTACAGCTCAAATTATTGTAGGTACTCATGCGCTCTTTCAAAAAGATGTGCATTTTTCATCACTCGCTTTAATTGTCGTCGATGAACAACATCGGTTTGGTGTACATCAACGATTAGCGCTTCGCAAAAAAGGAAGTTTCGCTGATCACTGCCCTCATCAACTCGTCATGACTGCAACACCGATCCCTCGTACGCTTGCCATGACTGCTTACGCTGACTTGGATTATTCTATTATTGATGAACTTCCTCCTGGGCGAACTCCAGTTACAACTGTCAATATACCCAACTCAAGACGTGAAGAAGTGATTGAAAGAATCCGAGCAAATTGTTCTGAGGGTAAACAAGCCTATTGGGTATGCACACTCATTGAAGAATCTGATGTGCTCCAGTGCCAAGCTGCTGAAGAAGTTTGCACTCATTTACGCAGTGCAATACCTGAACTAAAAATTGGATTAGTTCATGGCCGATTAAAACAAAGTGAAAAAGAAGCCGTTATGCACTCATTTAAAACAGGAGAATATTCTTTACTCGTTGCTACAACGGTTATCGAAGTGGGAGTCGACGTACCGAATGCAAGCCTAATGATTATTGAAAATCCTGAACGATTAGGTCTTGCACAACTTCATCAATTACGAGGACGAGTTGGAAGAGGCCAAGCTGTGAGTTATTGTGTTTTACTCTACCAACAACCACTTTCAGAACACGCACAAGAACGCCTAACAATAATGCGTCAAACGAACGATGGTTTTTTAATTGCGCAAAAAGATTTGGAATTGCGCGGCCCTGGAGAAGTCTTAGGAACTCGACAAACTGGTCTTTTACAGTTGAAAATTGCAGACCTCATACGCGATGCTGATTTACTTCCGCAAGTTAGAGAGTTAGCCAACAAAATATTAGCAGAAGCCCCCAACACCGTCGAACCCTTAATTAAACGCTGGATTTCCACTCAACAAAATTACTTAAATGTTTGA